The following proteins come from a genomic window of Streptosporangiales bacterium:
- a CDS encoding hydroxymethylglutaryl-CoA lyase, whose amino-acid sequence MRRVSIVEVAPRDGLQNEQKALPVEEKVELIRRSVAAGLTRIEAASFVNPARVPQMADAEAVLAAVPRPAGVSYAGLVLNDRGLDRALAARVDEVNVVVVATDEFSQRNQGCTTAEGVARWRRLADAARAAHVRRTVTVAAAFGCPFAGEVPAASVVSLVHQVLDGDPDEVALADTIGVGVPRQVRELVSGIRELAGDDVPLRCHFHNTRNTGYANALAAVECGVSALDASAGGFGGCPFAPAATGNIATEDLLYALDRSDIGTGARMADVARTGEWLGERLGKPAPALLSRAGAFPSP is encoded by the coding sequence ATGAGGCGCGTGTCAATCGTCGAGGTCGCTCCGCGGGACGGGTTGCAGAACGAGCAGAAGGCGCTGCCCGTCGAGGAGAAGGTGGAGCTGATCCGGCGAAGCGTCGCGGCCGGGCTCACCAGGATCGAGGCGGCAAGCTTCGTCAACCCGGCGCGGGTGCCGCAGATGGCCGACGCCGAAGCGGTGCTCGCGGCCGTCCCACGCCCGGCGGGCGTCTCCTACGCGGGCCTGGTGCTCAACGACCGCGGCCTGGACCGCGCGCTTGCCGCCAGGGTCGACGAGGTCAACGTCGTCGTGGTCGCCACCGACGAGTTCAGCCAGCGCAACCAAGGATGCACCACCGCGGAGGGCGTGGCCAGGTGGCGCCGGCTCGCCGACGCGGCACGCGCGGCGCACGTCAGGCGCACGGTCACCGTCGCGGCCGCGTTCGGCTGCCCGTTCGCGGGCGAGGTACCCGCAGCGTCGGTGGTCTCGCTGGTACACCAGGTGCTCGACGGCGACCCGGACGAGGTAGCGCTCGCAGACACCATCGGCGTCGGCGTACCGCGACAGGTGCGCGAGCTGGTGTCGGGCATCCGGGAGCTGGCCGGGGACGACGTCCCGCTGCGCTGCCATTTCCACAACACCCGAAACACGGGCTACGCGAACGCCCTGGCCGCTGTCGAGTGTGGCGTGTCCGCCCTGGACGCCAGCGCAGGCGGCTTCGGCGGCTGCCCGTTCGCCCCGGCGGCGACGGGCAACATCGCGACGGAGGACCTGCTGTACGCCCTCGACCGCAGCGACATCGGGACGGGCGCGCGGATGGCGGACGTGGCCCGTACCGGCGAGTGGCTCGGCGAGCGTCTCGGCAAGCCCGCACCCGCTCTCCTGAGCCGTGCTGGCGCCTTCCCCTCGCCCTGA
- a CDS encoding TSUP family transporter, translating to MYLAVVFGAVIGLALGLLGAGGSILAVPALVYGVGQPLQTAIPTSLAVVALSALGGLVPRERRTAVRWPVALAFGVAGTPAAFGGAALARLFPQRWLLLAFAALMVVVAVRMLRGGETHTGACRTWEGGVNWRTCLPKSVIAGAAVGVLTGLFGVGGGFVIVPALTLLLGLGAQQAVATSLVVVLINSAAGLVAHAGAADSIDYRVLLLFAGTSLAVSIVAAQMSPRLNSSTVRRWFSYVVLAVAVFVAVTAIVNPSALG from the coding sequence TTGTACTTGGCAGTGGTGTTCGGTGCCGTGATCGGCCTGGCACTGGGCTTGCTCGGTGCTGGTGGCTCGATCCTCGCCGTGCCGGCCCTGGTCTACGGCGTCGGGCAGCCCCTGCAGACGGCGATCCCCACCTCGCTGGCCGTGGTCGCGCTGTCCGCGCTGGGGGGCTTGGTCCCTCGTGAACGGCGCACCGCGGTTCGGTGGCCGGTCGCGCTGGCCTTCGGCGTGGCCGGCACCCCGGCCGCCTTCGGCGGGGCGGCACTCGCACGGCTGTTCCCGCAGCGTTGGTTGCTGCTGGCTTTTGCCGCGCTCATGGTCGTCGTCGCAGTGCGGATGCTGCGCGGCGGGGAGACCCACACCGGCGCCTGCCGGACCTGGGAGGGCGGTGTCAACTGGCGGACCTGCCTGCCCAAATCGGTGATCGCCGGTGCGGCTGTCGGCGTGCTCACCGGCTTGTTCGGCGTCGGCGGCGGCTTCGTCATCGTTCCCGCGCTGACCCTGCTGCTGGGCCTGGGAGCGCAGCAAGCAGTCGCCACCTCCCTCGTGGTGGTCCTGATCAACTCGGCGGCCGGGCTCGTCGCCCACGCCGGCGCGGCCGACAGCATCGACTACAGGGTACTGCTGCTGTTCGCGGGCACATCCCTGGCGGTGTCCATCGTGGCCGCTCAGATGTCGCCGAGGCTGAACTCCTCCACCGTGCGCCGCTGGTTCTCCTACGTCGTCCTCGCTGTTGCGGTCTTCGTTGCCGTGACCGCCATCGTCAACCCTTCCGCACTGGGATAA